From a single Ailuropoda melanoleuca isolate Jingjing chromosome 12, ASM200744v2, whole genome shotgun sequence genomic region:
- the IL17C gene encoding interleukin-17C — translation MSELPQLPHSQRQAPETALRGLVAPFARRPLGGGGRGGWGWARPAPGREEGQWGPPGGEEEAQPGTSPGRSGSGFSPGVAGGIKGTWSWAASRSAASRPAAGCTRLSQPSAAAAAMVSLLLPGFLFLLWLPTSLARHGPQLWGGPHPHGPPHCYSAEELPPGQAPPHLLARAAKWEQALPVALVSSLEAGGRRRRHDSPPSGTQCPVLRPEEVLDADVHQRSISPWRYRVDTDESRYPQKLAVAQCLCRGCVNAKTGRETAALSSVPLLQSLLVLRRRPCSRDATGLPTPGAFSFHTEFIRVPVGCTCVLPRSAQ, via the exons ATGAGCGAGCTGCCCCAGCTGCCCCACTCCCAGCGCCAAGCCCCCGAAACAGCCCTAAGAGGTTTGGTGGCTCCGTTTGCAAGGCGccccctgggtgggggagggagaggaggatgggggtgggcacgGCCTGCcccgggcagggaggagggacagtgggGCCCAccgggaggggaggaggaagcacaGCCGGGCACTTCCCCAGGAAGAAGTGGCTCCGGATTTTCCCCAGGTGTGGCTGGAGGTATAAAGGGCACCTGGAGCTGGGCAGCCTCCAGGTCCGCAGCCTCCAGGCCCGCAGCCGGCTGCACCCGCCTCTCCCAGCCCAGCGCCGCTGCTGCTGCCATGGTCAGCCTG CTCCTACCCGGCTTCTTGTTTCTGCTCTGGCTGCCCACCAGCCTGGCCCGCCATGGCCCCCAGCTCTGGGGGGGGCCCCACCCCCACGGGCCCCCACACTGCTACTCGGCCGAGGAGCTGCCCCCGGGCCAGGCCCCACCACACCTGCTGGCTCGAGCTGCCAAGTGGGAGCAGGCTCTGCCTGTAGCCCTGGTGtccagcctggaggcagggggcCGCAGGAGGCGGCACGACAGTCCCCCCTCTGGGACCCAGTGCCCGGTGCTGCGACCGGAGGAGGTATTGGACGCCGACGTCCACCAGCGCTCCATCTCGCCCTGGAGATACCG CGTGGACACCGACGAGAGCCGCTACCCGCAGAAGCTGGCCGTCGCCCAGTGCCTGTGCAGGGGCTGCGTCAACGCCAAGACGGGCCGGGAGACGGCCGCGCTCAGCTCTGTGCCGCTGCTGCAGAGCCTGCTGGTCCTCCGCCGCCGGCCCTGCTCGCGGGACGCCACGGGGCTGCCCACGCCCGGGGCCTTCTCCTTCCACACGGAGTTCATCCGCGTGCCCGTCGGCTGCACCTGCGTCCTGCCCAGGTCGGCACAGTGA
- the LOC100482979 gene encoding cytochrome b-245 light chain isoform X3, with product MGQIEWAMWANEQALASGLILIMGGIVATAGQFTKWYFGTYSICAGVFVCLLEYPRGKRRKGSTMERCGQKYMTKVVKVFGPLTRNYYIRAFLHLALSVPAGFLLATILGTACLAIASCIYLLAAFRGEQWVPIEPKPKERPQVGGTIKQPPSNPPPRPPAEARKKPSEGEAAGAAGVSGGPQENPVPVIDEVV from the exons ATGGGGCAGATCGAGTGGGCCATGTGGGCCAACGAGCAGGCACTGGCGTCTGGCCTGA TCCTCATCATGGGGGGCATTGTGGCCACTGCCGGCCAGTTCACCAAGTGGTACTTCGGCACGTACTCCAT CTGCGCAGGCGTGTTTGTCTGCCTGCTGGAGTACCCccgggggaagaggagaaagggatcCACCATGGAGAGATG TGGACAGAAGTACATGACCAAAGTGGTGAAGGTGTTCGGGCCTCTGACCAGGAACTACTACATCCGGGCCTTCCTGCACCTTGC gctgtCAGTGCCTGCTGGCTTCCTGCTTGCCACCATCCTGGGGACCGCCTGCCTGGCCATCGCGAGCTGCATCTATCTGCTG GCGGCCTTCCGCGGAGAGCAGTGGGTCCCCATTGAGCCCAAGCCCAAGGAGCGGCCGCAGGTGGGAGGCACCATCAAGCAGCCGCCCAGCAACCCCCCGCCGCGGCCCCCAGCCGAGGCCCGAAAGAAGCCCAGCGAGGGGGAGGCCGCAGGTGCAGCGGGAGTTTCCGGTGGCCCCCAGGAAAACCCGGTCCCGGTGATCGACGAGGTCGTGTGA
- the LOC100482979 gene encoding cytochrome b-245 light chain isoform X4 produces MGQIEWAMWANEQALASGLILIMGGIVATAGQFTKWYFGTYSICAGVFVCLLEYPRGKRRKGSTMERWLSVPAGFLLATILGTACLAIASCIYLLAAFRGEQWVPIEPKPKERPQVGGTIKQPPSNPPPRPPAEARKKPSEGEAAGAAGVSGGPQENPVPVIDEVV; encoded by the exons ATGGGGCAGATCGAGTGGGCCATGTGGGCCAACGAGCAGGCACTGGCGTCTGGCCTGA TCCTCATCATGGGGGGCATTGTGGCCACTGCCGGCCAGTTCACCAAGTGGTACTTCGGCACGTACTCCAT CTGCGCAGGCGTGTTTGTCTGCCTGCTGGAGTACCCccgggggaagaggagaaagggatcCACCATGGAGAGATG gctgtCAGTGCCTGCTGGCTTCCTGCTTGCCACCATCCTGGGGACCGCCTGCCTGGCCATCGCGAGCTGCATCTATCTGCTG GCGGCCTTCCGCGGAGAGCAGTGGGTCCCCATTGAGCCCAAGCCCAAGGAGCGGCCGCAGGTGGGAGGCACCATCAAGCAGCCGCCCAGCAACCCCCCGCCGCGGCCCCCAGCCGAGGCCCGAAAGAAGCCCAGCGAGGGGGAGGCCGCAGGTGCAGCGGGAGTTTCCGGTGGCCCCCAGGAAAACCCGGTCCCGGTGATCGACGAGGTCGTGTGA
- the LOC100482979 gene encoding cytochrome b-245 light chain isoform X1 produces MGQIEWAMWANEQALASGLILIMGGIVATAGQFTKWYFGTYSICAGVFVCLLEYPRGKRRKGSTMERCGQKYMTKVVKVFGPLTRNYYIRAFLHLALSVPAGFLLATILGTACLAIASCIYLLLPCWACLELGHMQRPRGEDARDPVFTEGLADIGADGVDGSSAGHRLWARCFASLALNVHPSVCVRPSAESSGSPLSPSPRSGRRWEAPSSSRPATPRRGPQPRPERSPARGRPQVQREFPVAPRKTRSR; encoded by the exons ATGGGGCAGATCGAGTGGGCCATGTGGGCCAACGAGCAGGCACTGGCGTCTGGCCTGA TCCTCATCATGGGGGGCATTGTGGCCACTGCCGGCCAGTTCACCAAGTGGTACTTCGGCACGTACTCCAT CTGCGCAGGCGTGTTTGTCTGCCTGCTGGAGTACCCccgggggaagaggagaaagggatcCACCATGGAGAGATG TGGACAGAAGTACATGACCAAAGTGGTGAAGGTGTTCGGGCCTCTGACCAGGAACTACTACATCCGGGCCTTCCTGCACCTTGC gctgtCAGTGCCTGCTGGCTTCCTGCTTGCCACCATCCTGGGGACCGCCTGCCTGGCCATCGCGAGCTGCATCTATCTGCTG CTGCCCTGTTGGGCCTGCCTGGAGTTGGGACACATGCAAAGGCCCCGTGGTGAGGATGCACGTGACCCGGTCTTCACAGAAGGGCTGGCGGACATTGGGGCGGACGGTGTGGACGGAAGCTCTGCCGGGCACAGGCTTTGGGCCCGATGCTTCGCTTCTCTGGCGCTGAATGTTCATCCTTCCGTTTGTGT GCGGCCTTCCGCGGAGAGCAGTGGGTCCCCATTGAGCCCAAGCCCAAGGAGCGGCCGCAGGTGGGAGGCACCATCAAGCAGCCGCCCAGCAACCCCCCGCCGCGGCCCCCAGCCGAGGCCCGAAAGAAGCCCAGCGAGGGGGAGGCCGCAGGTGCAGCGGGAGTTTCCGGTGGCCCCCAGGAAAACCCGGTCCCGGTGA
- the LOC100482979 gene encoding uncharacterized protein LOC100482979 isoform X2: MGQIEWAMWANEQALASGLILIMGGIVATAGQFTKWYFGTYSICAGVFVCLLEYPRGKRRKGSTMERWLSVPAGFLLATILGTACLAIASCIYLLLPCWACLELGHMQRPRGEDARDPVFTEGLADIGADGVDGSSAGHRLWARCFASLALNVHPSVCVRPSAESSGSPLSPSPRSGRRWEAPSSSRPATPRRGPQPRPERSPARGRPQVQREFPVAPRKTRSR, encoded by the exons ATGGGGCAGATCGAGTGGGCCATGTGGGCCAACGAGCAGGCACTGGCGTCTGGCCTGA TCCTCATCATGGGGGGCATTGTGGCCACTGCCGGCCAGTTCACCAAGTGGTACTTCGGCACGTACTCCAT CTGCGCAGGCGTGTTTGTCTGCCTGCTGGAGTACCCccgggggaagaggagaaagggatcCACCATGGAGAGATG gctgtCAGTGCCTGCTGGCTTCCTGCTTGCCACCATCCTGGGGACCGCCTGCCTGGCCATCGCGAGCTGCATCTATCTGCTG CTGCCCTGTTGGGCCTGCCTGGAGTTGGGACACATGCAAAGGCCCCGTGGTGAGGATGCACGTGACCCGGTCTTCACAGAAGGGCTGGCGGACATTGGGGCGGACGGTGTGGACGGAAGCTCTGCCGGGCACAGGCTTTGGGCCCGATGCTTCGCTTCTCTGGCGCTGAATGTTCATCCTTCCGTTTGTGT GCGGCCTTCCGCGGAGAGCAGTGGGTCCCCATTGAGCCCAAGCCCAAGGAGCGGCCGCAGGTGGGAGGCACCATCAAGCAGCCGCCCAGCAACCCCCCGCCGCGGCCCCCAGCCGAGGCCCGAAAGAAGCCCAGCGAGGGGGAGGCCGCAGGTGCAGCGGGAGTTTCCGGTGGCCCCCAGGAAAACCCGGTCCCGGTGA
- the MVD gene encoding diphosphomevalonate decarboxylase, producing the protein MASEKSLVAVTCTAPVNIAVIKYWGKRDEDLVLPINSSLSVTLHQDQLKTTTTAAISKDFTEDRIWLNGREEDVGQPRLQACLREIRRLARKRSSAGEEDPLPLSLSYKVHIASVNNFPTAAGLASSAAGYACLAYALARVYGVESDLSEVARRGSGSACRSLYGGFVEWQMGERADGKDSIARQVAPESHWPELRVLILVVSAEKKPMGSTAGMQTSVETSPLLRFRAESVVPARMAEMTRCVQERDFQGFGQLTMKDSNQFHATCLDTFPPISYLSDTSRRIVHLVHRFNAHHGQTKVAYTFDAGPNAVVFTLDDTVPEFVAAVRHCFPPESNGDKFLKGLPIRPAPLSDELRAALDVDPTPGGVKYIIATQVGPGPQTLDDQHAHLLGPDGLPKPAA; encoded by the exons ATGGCATCTGAGAAGTCGCTGGTGGCCGTGACCTGCACGGCGCCGGTCAACATCGCGGTCATCAAGTACT GGGGAAAGCGAGATGAGGACCTGGTCCTGCCCATCAACTCCTCTCTGAGTGTCACTTTGCACCAGGACCAG TTGAAAACCACCACCACAGCCGCCATTAGCAAGGACTTCACCGAGGACCGGATTTGGCTGAATGGCCGGGAGGAGGACGTGGGGCAGCCCCGCCTCCAGGCCTGCCTAAGGGAGA TCCGCCGCCTGGCCCGGAAGCGGAGCAGCGCCGGGGAGGAGGACCCACTGCCCCTCAGCCTCAGCTACAAGGTTCACATCGCGTCGGTGAACAACTTCCCCACGGCCGCGGGCCTGGCCTCCTCAGCGGCAGGTTACGCCTGCCTAG CGTATGCCCTGGCCCGGGTCTACGGGGTTGAGAGTGACCTCTCGGAAGTGGCTCGCCGGGGCTCAGGCAGCGCCTGCCGGAGCCTGTACGGTGGCTTCGTGGAGTGGCAGATGGGGGAGCGGGCCGATGGGAAGGACAGCATCGCCCGGCAGGTGGCCCCAGAGTCTCACTGGCCCGAACTCCGAGTCCTCATACTTGTG GTGAGCGCAGAGAAGAAGCCAATGGGCAGCACCGCAGGCATGCAGACCAGCGTGGAGACCAGCCCGCTGCTCAGG TTCCGGGCTGAGTCGGTGGTGCCAGCGCGCATGGCGGAGATGACCCGCTGTGTCCAGGAGCGGGACTTCCAGGGTTTCGGCCAGCTGACCATGAAGGACAGCAACCAGTTCCACGCCACCTGCCTGGACACCTTCCCGCCCATCTCGTACCTCAGCGACACGTCCAGGCGCATTGTCCACCTGGTGCACCGTTTCAACGCCCACCATGGGCAGACCAAG GTGGCTTACACGTTCGACGCGGGGCCCAACGCCGTGGTCTTTACCCTGGACGACACTGTGCCTGAGTTTGTGGCTGCCGTGAGGCACTGCTTCCCCCCTGAGTCGAATGGAGACAA GTTTCTGAAGGGGCTGCCTATCAGGCCCGCCCCACTCTCAGATGAGCTCAGAGCCGCACTGGACGTGGACCCCACCCCCGGCGGCGTCAAGTACATCATTGCTACCCAG GTGGGGCCTGGGCCTCAGACCCTGGATGACCAGCACGCTCACCTCCTGGGCCCGGACGGCCTGCCGAAGCCAGCCGCTTGA